GCCGACGGCGTTGAGGAAGACGTCTTGGTCGAAGCAGGCAATGCCGCCGTGGCGGTTGAGGACGGCGAGCAACATGGAGAGGCGGTTTTGTTCGAGGCCGACGGTGAGGCGTTTAGGGGTAAAACCGTGTGCGTCATCGACCAATGCCTGAATTTCGACTAAAAGCGGGCGACTGCCTTCCTGCGTGACCAAAACACATGAGCCGGGTGTGTCGTCGCGGTAGCTGGCAAGGAAGATGGCGGACGGGTTGGATACGCCTTTCAAACCGTTTTCGGTCATGGCGAACACGCCCAATTCGTTTGCCGCGCCGAAACGGTTTTTGATGGCGCGTATCATACGGTAGTTGGAATGCTGGTCGCCCTCGAAATACAGCACGGTATCGACCATATGTTCCAGCACGCGTGGGCCGGCAATCGCACCGTCTTTGGTCACGTGTCCGACCAGTATCATGGCGATGCCCATTTGTTTCGCCATACGCGTCAGTTGGGCGGCACATTCGCGTACCTGCGACACGGAGCCGGGGGCGGAAGTGATTTGGTCGGAATACATGGTTTGGATGGAGTCGATGACGACGACTTCGGGCTGGTGTTGTTTCAAGGCTGTCTGAATCGCTTCCATGCGGATTTCGGCAAGCAGGTTCACGCCTTCGGTGGGCAGTTCCAAACGCTGCGCGCGCAGGGCGACTTGTTGGGCGGATTCTTCACCGGAAACGTACAGCACTTTGCGGCTTTGCGCCATTTTGGCGATGGTTTGCAACAGTAATGTGGATTTGCCGATGCCGGGGTCGCCACCAAGCAGGATGACCGCACCA
The sequence above is a segment of the Neisseria perflava genome. Coding sequences within it:
- the radA gene encoding DNA repair protein RadA, with protein sequence MAKAPKTIYQCSECGGTSPKWQGKCPHCGEWNTLQESLAAPEPKNARFQSWAADTSTVQSLSAVTATEVPRNPTGMGELDRVLGGGLVDGAVILLGGDPGIGKSTLLLQTIAKMAQSRKVLYVSGEESAQQVALRAQRLELPTEGVNLLAEIRMEAIQTALKQHQPEVVVIDSIQTMYSDQITSAPGSVSQVRECAAQLTRMAKQMGIAMILVGHVTKDGAIAGPRVLEHMVDTVLYFEGDQHSNYRMIRAIKNRFGAANELGVFAMTENGLKGVSNPSAIFLASYRDDTPGSCVLVTQEGSRPLLVEIQALVDDAHGFTPKRLTVGLEQNRLSMLLAVLNRHGGIACFDQDVFLNAVGGVKIGEPAADLAVILAMLSSFRNRPMPEKTVVFGEIGLSGEVRPVARGQERLKEAEKLGFKRAIVPKANMPRNAKEFPNLKIYGVSSLQEAIDVCRDGD